DNA from Kitasatospora herbaricolor:
ACTGAGCTCGACGATGAAATCGTTGGGTACGACGGTGCGGTCGCGGTTCCAGATGGTGGCGTTGTTGTCGCACTCGCGCTGAAGAGCGCCGGCGATCTCCACGGGCTGGACCTCGGACTTGAACACCTTGGCGAAGGTGCCGTTCACGAGACCCTCGAGCCGCTGTTCGAACTTCTTCAGGACTCCCACGGGGCACCCCCTTCCAAGGGTTTCGGTCGCTTGTCCGCGGACCGGGTCGCATCGAACCGGTCGCGCCTACTTGCGGTACTTCCGTACTGATCGTATCCACGCCCGGGCCATCCGTACGGTTCCCGGACCGCGTCGTACCCGGGGGTGGGCTCGCGCACACCGCGCCCGCGCCGGTGTCCGCGCCGTCGTTCGCCCCGGTGCCCGGCAAGGCAGGGCTACCCGGCCGAAGGCCCGCTCACCCCTCGCTCGCCTGTTCGCGGGGCAGCCGTTCGGATGCGCCCGGCCGTCCCCGCGGTCACCGCGAGGGGCGTCCGGAGGGCTTCGACGGGTGGTGCCCGGACGGTCCGGGGAAAGGGATTCGGAGGTAGCCCCAGGGGCGTGCTAATGTTTTCCATGTCGGAAGGGGCGGCCGCAAGGCAGCCGGACCGAAGGCCAGCGAAACACCGGAGACGGTGCGGAGCGGGTCGGAGGATCGGATAGCATCTACGACAACACCCATGCGCGGGTGGCGGAATAGGCAGACGCGCTGGATTCAGGTTCCAGTGCCCGAAAGGGCGTGGGGGTTCAACTCCCCCCTCGCGCACAGCGAAGCCCCGCAGATCTTCGGATCTGCGGGGCTTTTTTGTATCTCCGGCCGGCCCCGGGGGCGGCCGGGGGGCACGGCGGAGGCCGGTCAGTCCCGGGCGGCGGGCAGGTCGGCGAGGACTTCGAAGCCGCCGTCCGCGGTCGGGCGGGCGGTCAGCGTGCCGCCGAGGAGCTGGGCGCGTTCGCGCAGGCCGACCAGGCCGTGGCCGCCGCCGGGGAGGACCTCGCCGGGTCCGCCGGAGGGGACGGGCGGCGGGCCGTTGCGGACCTCGACCCGCAGGCGGGCGCCACGGGCCAGCACCCTGACCTCCACGGCGGAGTCCGGCGCGTGCTTGCTGATGTTGGTGAGTGCCTCCTGGACCGTGCGGTAGGCGGCCCGCTCCACCGCCTCCGGCCAGGGCAGCTCCCCGGTGCTGATCTCGGTGTCGGCGGGCAGACCGCTCTCCTGGATCAGCCGGCACAGGTCGGCCAGCCGGGGCTGCGGGGCCAGCGGCACGTCCCCCCGGACGCCGGAGGCCCGCAGGACGCCGACCATCTGGCGCAGCTCCTCCAGGGTGCGCACCGACAGTTCGCGGATCGTCCTGGCGGTCGCCACCGCGGCCGGGTCGGGGCTGCTGACCTGCAGCGCGCCGGCCTGGATGCTGATCAGGCTGACCTGGTGCGAGACCACGTCGTGCATCTCCCGGGCCAGCCGGCCGCGCTCGCTGATCAGCACCCGCTCGGCCAGCAGCCGGCTCTCCCGCTCCTGGCCGCGGGTCAGTTCGTCCAGCTTGGTCGCCAGCTCGCGCCTGGTCCGGGAGAGCAGGCCGAGCGCGGCCGGGCCGGCGGCCAGCATCACGCACTGGATCGCGTACAGGGCGTTGTCCCGGTCGAAGGCCAGCGGGTGGTCGGAGAGCGGCCAGTGGAAGAACTCGACCAGGGCGAAGACGGTCGCGGCGACGGTGGTCACCCAGGGCCGGGCGCGGTGCGCGGCGACCGAGTACACGGCGGTGACCGGCGCGATCCAGATGTAGTTCAGGAAGCTGCCCGGCAGGGTCAGCAGCAGCACCAGCACCGGGAAGCGGCGGCGCAGCAGCAGGGCCGCCGCGGCCAGCACCGAGAGGCCGTTCTCCCACCAGGAGGAGTTCCGGGCCACCAGCGCGGCGTCGACCAGCGAGAAGAGCACCGGCAGCAGGAGCGCCACCCAGGGCGAGCCGGTCCAGGCGGGCCGCCGGCGGTGCCGGTCGGCGGTCATGCGCGGTCGCGGGGCTGCGGTTTGACCAGGCCGGCCCGGTGGGCGACCACGGCCGCCTGGACGCGGTTGACGGTGCCGAGCTTGCCCAGGATGGCGCTGATGTGGTCCTTGACCGTGCCGGTGCCGAGGAAGAGCCGGTCGGCGATCTCCGCGTTGGACAGGCCCTCGCCGAGCAGCGCCAGCACGTCGAGCTCGCGGCCGGTGAGGGTGCGGGCCAGCGCGGCGGCGTCGGCGTCCGGCCCGCCGCCGTCCACGTAGCCGCCGATCACCGTGCGGGTGACGGTGGGGGAGAGGATGTTGCCGCCGGCGGCCAGGACCCGCACGGCGTGCACCAGCTGTTCGGGCGCGGTGTCCTTGAGCAGGAACCCGGCGGCGCCGGCCTTCAGCGCGGTGCCGATGTACTCGTCGGTGTCGAAGGTGGTGAGCATCGCCACGGCCGGCGGCTCCGGCAGGGCCCGCAGCCGGCGCAGCACCGAGATGCCGTCCAGGTCGGGCATCCGGATGTCGAGCAGCACCACGTGCGGCCGCAGCCGGCGGACGTCCTCCTCGGCCTGGCCGCCGGAGCAGTCGCCGACCACCTCCAGGTCGGGAGCGGAGCCGACGATGAGTCCGAGCCCGGAGCGGACCAGGATCTCGTCGTCCACGATCAGTACACGGGTCGTCGCCATGGTCCCTCCTCGGTTGCGGGCCGTCCTGGTGCGGCGTTCCGAGCCTAGGGCCCGTGCGGGGGCGTCGCGTACCGGCTGAGGGGCGGTCACCCCCGCCGAACGGCGGGGGTGTGAATCGGCTACCGGGTTCACGAAATTCTCATGTCGGGTGAGCAACCATGGAATGAGCGGCCCCTGCGGGCGCGGGCCGAACGAGGCCGCGTCGGGCGAGGACGGCCCACGCGGACAGGTCGGTGCCGCCGGCCGCGGCCCGCTTTCGCGGATGCGCCCCGTCACCTGATCGTTTGGAATAGAGCTGTGTCGTCCACTGTGAAGCCGGAGCCGTCCGCCGCAGCGCCCGCCGGGGACCGGCCGGGGCCGGTGTCCCGCTGGCGCCCGAGGGCCGCCGCGGCGACGGTCTGGTACCTGCGGCTGCTGGCCCTGCTCAACGTGGTGACCGTGCTCGCGGTGCCGTTCCGCGACCAGGTGCAGGACCACAACGAGGGCGAGTTCTTCACGCCTTACCTGCTGACCGCGGGCCTGGGTTCGGTGGTCCTGTCGATCTTCCTGGCGGTCGCCATGCGGCGGCGCAAGCGGGCGGCCTGGATCTTCAACACCGCGCTCGCCGGTCTGACCTTCCTGGTGTACGTGCTGTTCATGGCGTGGCCGCCGGAGGACGGCTACGACTACGCCCGGCACCCCTTCAACTGGTTCTCCATCACGCTGACCGGGCTGTTCCTGGTGGCGCTGCTGGTCGGGCGCAAGGAGTTCACCTCCAAGGGGGACAGCTCCAACCCGAAGACCGCGGCGGCCACCTTCGTGGCCGGCCTGCTGGCCGGGGCCGGGGTGGGCGCCCTGCTGGTGTGGCTGAACAACACCCTGACCGGCGCGCACTTCTGGGACCTCTACCGGTACGCGCTCGGCCGGATGGTCACCATCGCGCCGTCCCAGCACCTCGACTCGGTGATCTCCGTGCCGACCTGGGTGAACGCCGTCATCAACACGATGAGCGCGGTGCTCTTCCTGCTGGTGATCTACGTGGCCTTCCGCAGCCCCAGGGACAAGGAGCTGCTCACCCCGGAGGACGAGCGGCGGCTGCGGGACCTGCTGGACCGGCAGGGCGGGCGGGACTCGCTGGGCTACTTCGCGCTGCGCCGCGACAAGGCCGTGGTCTTCTCCCCCAGCGGCAAGGCGGCGGTGACCTACCGGGTGGTCGGCGGGGTCTCGCTGGCCTCGGGCGACCCGATCGGTGACCCGGAGGCCTGGCCGGGGGCGATCGACGCCTGGCTGACCGAGGCGCGCGAGCACGCCTGGGCGCCGGCCGTGATGGGCGCGTCCGAGGAGGCCGGGGTGATCTACGCCCGGCACGGGCTGGACGCGCTGGAGCTGGGCGACGAGGCGATCGTCGAGCTGGACGAGTTCTCGCTGGACGGCCGGGCGATGCGGGTGGTCCGCCAGGCCTACAACCGGGTCAAGCGGGCCGGCTACACGGTGCGGATCCGGCGGCACGAGGACGTGCCGGAGTGCGAGATGGCCGAGCTGGTCGAGCGGGCGGACCAGTGGCGGGACGGCGCCACCGAGCGCGGCTTCTCGATGGCGCTCGGCCGCCTGGGGGACCCGGACGACGGCCGCTGTGTGATGCTGGAGTGCCACGACGGCGAGGGCGAGCTGCAGGCCCTGCTGAGCTTCGTGCCCTGGGGCGAGAAGGGCCTCTCGCTGGATCTGATGCGCCGTGCCCGGGACACCGAGAACGGCCTGATGGAGTTCATGGTGATCGAACTCCTCCAGCGGGCCGGGGAGGTCCAGCTGGAGCGGGTGTCGCTGAACTTCGCGATGTTCCGGTCGGTCTTCGAGCGCGGTTCGAAACTGGGGGCCGGCCCGGTGCTGCGGCTGTGGCGTTCCGTGCTGGGGTTCTTCTCGCGCTGGTGGCAGATCGAATCGCTCTACCGGGCGAACGCGAAGTACCGGCCGATCTGGGAGCCGCGTTATCTGCTCTTCGAGAAGAGCAGTGAGATCCCGCGGATCGGCATCGCGAGCGCGCGTGCCGAGGGTTTCATCACCGCACCGAGCCTGCCCGCTCTGTTCCGTCGCCGACACGCTCGTCCCGCTGTGGTGGGGCCGCGAGTGCCTACGGCGGAACGGACTGGGAAGGGGTAGTCCCTCCGCCGGGGGGCGGAGGGAAGCCGAATCACCCGAATGACGGTGTTTCGGTCGTCGATCTCCCACTTTGGGATGACGTGGAATCGACAGAATTGCCGATGAGGATTCTTTGGCCGCCTTCTAATGTTGAGTGGTGGTAGAGGTTTCGGGGAGCATCGGAATTGGAGCGAAGGCTGTGAATCAGAGGACCCACGCGGGGGGCGTGCGAAAGGGGCCGCTGGCATTTGCCAGGCGGGCCGTTGTCGCAGAGTGGGGGCCGTTGTTCGGCGCTGTCCGGGAACGGCTGGTGGAGCGGAAGTTCGCAGCCGTTCCGCTGGCCACCGCCGCGACGGTCCTGATCATGGTGTTCAGCGTCGTCCAGCACCTGCCCGGCGGCGAGCGCTTCGTCACCGGGATCGGGGTGGTGCGGGCCTCGCTGCCGCTGGAGGTCTCGCTGCTGCGGACCCCGCTCTCGCTCTACGTTCCGGCGCTGGACCTGCCGGTCTGGGGGGCGCTGGCCCAGGTCTTCCTGGTCTTCGGGCTGGCCGAGATCGTGCTGGGCCGCCGGATGACCCTGGTGATCGCCTACGTCTGCACCCTCGCCGGGACGCTCTTCGCCCGGGTGGCGGTGGCCGTCGGGCCGGACCACCTGCTGGGCTTCCCGCGCTGGGTGGCGCACGTGCGCGACACCGGGCCGTCGGCCGCCGTGGTGGGCCTGGCGCTCTGCATCGCCTTCCGCTGCCGGGCCTGGTTCACCGGGGGGACGGTGCTGGTGCTGATGATCGGCGAGGCCGTGATCCTGCCCAACCTGGCCGGTCTGGAGCACGTGGTCGCGCTGATGGCGGCGATGCTGATCGCCGCGTCGGTCGAGGTCTTCGGGGGCTTCTGGCCGCGGGTGCTGGCCGGGGTGGTCGCCGCCACCGCGATCGCCGCCGCGGGGCGGGCCGGCGAGGCCAGGCGGCGCGCCGCCGGCGCCGTCAGCCCCTGACGGGATCCGCCGGCGGGCCCGCGCCGCAGGGGGCGGGCCCGGCCGACGTCAGTCGCGCACGGTGCGGGGCAGCGGCAGCTCGAACCAGACCACCTTGCCGACGGCCTTGCGGGCCGAGCCCCAGCGTTCGGCGAGCTTGGTCACCAGGTGCAGCCCCCGGCCGGTCTCGCCGAGCGCCTCGGCGGGCTCCAGCGAGGGCAGGTTGTGGTTGTCGTCGCTGACCTCCACCAGCAGCTTGTCCACCCGGATCAGCTGCAGCCGGACCCGGTCCCGGGCCACCCGGACGGCGTTCGTCACCAGCTCGCTGACCAGCAGCTCGGTGGTGTCCGAGAGCGCCTCCAGGTGCCAGGCGGCGAGCTGCTCGCGGACCAGCGTGCGGGCCCGGCGGACCTCGGCGGTGTCCACCGTGAGGTCCCAGGTGGCCACCTCGGTCGGCGCCACGCCGTCGAAGCGGGCCACCAGCAGGGCGACGTCGTCCTTGCGGTCGTCCGAGTGCAGTCGCTCCAGCACCACGTCGCAGGCCTGCTCGGGGGTCTGCTTGGGGTCGATCAGGTTGCCGCACAGCGCGGCGAGCCCCGCCCCTATGTCACTGCCGCGGACCTCCACCAGGCCGTCCGTGCAGAGCACCAGCATCGAGCCGTCCGAGACGTCGATCTTCTTGGCGACGAACGGCACCCCGCCGACCCCGATCGGCGCCCCGGCCGGGATCTCCAGCAGCTCGCCGGTGCCGTCCGGGTGCACCAGCACCGGCGGGACGTGACCGGCGCTGGCCAGCTCGCAGGTGCGGTTGATCGGGTCGTAGACCGCGTACAGGCAGGTCGCCAGGTGGTCGTCGCCGAGCTTGTGGGCGAGGTTGTCCAGGTGGCGCAGCAGCTGCCCGGGCGGCAGGTCCAGCGCGGCCAGGGTCTGCATCGCGGTCCGGAACCGGCCCATCGCGGCGGCCGAGTGCAGACCGTGGCCCATCACGTCCCCCACCACCAGGGCGACCCGGCTGCCGGGCAGCTGGATCGCGTCGAACCAGTCGCCGCCGACCTCGGCCCGCGGGTCGCCGGGCAGGTAGCGGTGGGCGATCTGGACCCCGGGGATCCGCGGCGGGCGGGTCGGGATCATCGACCGCTGCAGGGTGGTGGCGACCCGGGACTCGGCGCGGTGCAGCCGGGCGTTGTCGAGCGACAGCGCGGCCCGGGCGGCCAGCTCCTTCAGGGTGGCCGCGTCGCCCTCGTCGAAGGGCGCTCGGTCGGACAGCCGCAGCAGCTTGAGGATGCCGAGCACGGTGCCGCGGGCGGACAGCGGCACCACCAGCATCGAGCGGCCGGCCACCACCGAGGCCAGCCCGGCGCCGCCCAGCGAGGCCGCGTAGTCCACCGCGACGTCCGGACTGATCACCGGGACCAGCACCGGCTGGTTGAGCTGGAGCGCCATGCCCGGCGGGGTGCTGCGCGGCATCGCGAGCAGCGCGCCCTCCTCCAGGACGTGGTCCCACTGGCCGGCGGCGTCGTTGAAGGTGCGGGCGACCCGGCGCAGCATGGTGTCGTCGTCCGGCCGGGCGGCAGGCAGCTCCGAGTCGGAGATCAGCCCGTCCAGCAGGTCGACGCAGGCGAAGTCGGCCACCCGGGGGACGAGCACCTGGCACAGCTCGCGCGCGGTGGCGTGCAGGTCGAGGGTGGTGCCGACCTTGCCGCCGACCTCGCCCAGCAGCGCCAGCTGCTCGCCGGCCTGGCCGTTGGTGAGGATCGGGACCAGCTGGTCGGCGGGCCGGGCCCCGCCCGGGGCCGGCACGGTGGGGGTGACGGTGTCCGTCGTACGGTCGCGGTGGCCGTTCGCGGAGGGTTCGACGGCGGCCTGCTCGATGGTGGCTCCTCCTTCGGATCCTGCGGAGCTGTCGGTGGCGGGGGCGACCGACTCGCGCTGGCCGGGCAGCGCCCCGCCGGGAGCGGCCGGACCGGGGCCGCCGGACGGCAGCACCCGCAGGCCGAGCACGGCGCCGCGGGCGATCCCCGGGATGCCGGCGGCGCTCCCGTCGGCGCGACGCGCGGCCTGCTCGCCCGGCCGGCCGGCCCCGAGCCGGGCGGCGCGCTGCTGCGCGGTCGGGTAGCGGCGGCCCAGCCCGGCGGCCGCGCGGGCGGTGCCGGCGGCGGGCGGCTCGTACGGGAGGACCGGCAGCGTGGTGGCCGCGTCCACCCACAGGGCGGGCAGTCCGGCCCGGACCAGCTGAGCCAGCAGTCGCCGGACCCGCTCCGGCGATCCGGCCGGCAGCAGTGAGGCCAACGCCCCGCCCGAGCCCTGCCCGGGCGGGGCGAAGGTGGCGCCGAGCCGGTGGAAGCCGCCCTGGGCGGTCGTGGTGGCGGCGTACGGCAGCAGCCTGGCCCCGAGCGCGATCCGCGGACCGGCCGAGCGCAGCGGGCGGGCGTCCACGGCCAGCGCCAGCAGGCTCCGGCCGGCCGGCTCGATCAGCGGGTACGCCCACCAGAGGATGTCCCGCAGCCGCTCCTCGCGGTCGGTGACGGCCATCGGGCCGGACCACGGGGTGTCGAGCTGGGTGAGGTCGTCCAGGGTGTCGAAGGCGTCGCAGCGCCGGCCGGCGGACTGCCGGACGGTGCCGGGCCGCGAGGCGGTGCCGGGCGGCTGGGCCGGGCCGGGCAGGGTGTGCGGGCCGGTGCGCGGCTCGAAGGCGGGCAGCAGCCCGGAGGCGGTACGGCCGTGCGCGACCTCGGCACGGTGCCCGAAGAGTTCCTCGGCCCCCCGGTTCCACTGGACGATCCGGCCGTCCTCGTCGACCAGCACGGCTGCGAGCCGCAGCAGGGCCGCCACTCCTGACGGCGGGTCGTCACGGTCGCCGGCACCGCCCTGGGCGGCCGGGGCGACATCCGTACTCGGTGTGGAGTTGGGCTCGTCCACCATGGATTCGGTCTGCTCCCGCCTGGCCGCCGCGCCTGAGGGTGGCCGTTCTGTGTGGGGGGCGGCGTGCTCTGCCGCTTCCAGCGAAGCACGGAGAGGGTCTGGACTGATAGCGAAACGGTGAGATTCGTAAGTATCAGTTGCGTGTCACCCAGAGTGCGCCGCCACGCACGCCCTGTCCATCCAACGAGTGGTGCGAGCTCCCTCCCGGCCCGCCGGGAGGCCGGTCCGGCGGGGTACTGTGGCTGATCGCACCGAGACGAGACAGAGGCGAGAAGGTGACCGCGCAGAGCCCCGTCCGCTGGTCGGACCCCGAGCAGCAGGAGCTGGAGGAGCGGGTCGCCGCGACCGAACTCGCCTGGCTCACGATGGACGTCGACGTGCAGGCCCTGCGGGTCGAGATCGACAACTTCGCGTTGATCCACCACCAGCTGCTCGGCCCGCTCTACACGCGGCTGGACGAGCTGGACGCGCTGATCGCCGAGGCCGTCGCCGCCCGCACCGGCCACCCGGAGGACGTCCGCCGGGCCGCCGACGCCCGCCGGCAGGTGGACGAGCTCCCCGACCTGGAGTCGCTCTTCGCCGACATCCAGGAGCAGGAGGCGGCCGCCGCCCCGCCGGAGCCGCCGACCCGGGTGCGCCCCGGCAAGGACGCCCAGCGGATCTACCGCGACCTGGCCCGCCGGGCCCACCCCGACCTGTCCACCGACCCGGCCGAGCAGCGCCGTCGCTCCGCGTTCATCGCCCGGGTCAACGAGGCGTACGCGTACGGCGACGCCGAGGCGCTGGCCCGGCTCGCCGAGGAGTGGTCCACCGACCCCGAGGCGGCGCCCGCCGTCGACTCCCCCGACCGGCTGGCCTGGCTGCGGCAGCGGCTGGAGTGGCTCGGCGGGAAGATCGCCGAGGTGGCCGCCGAGCAGGTCCGGCTGGAGAACACCGCGATGGGCGAGCTGCTGGCGCTCTCCCCCCAGGACCCGGACCGGCTGCTGGAGGAGCTCGCCGAACAGCTGCTCGCCAAGGCCGCCGCCCAGCAGGCCGAGCTGGAGCGGCTGCTCGCCGCGCCCGCCGGGCAGCCCGTGGACGACCGCACCGAGAACCCGACCCAGGAGACCCAGACGATGTTCCCCCAGATCCCCTCCATCGACGCCGCCGCCGTCCCCGCCGACGCCGTCCTGCTCGACGTCCGCGAGCAGGACGAGTGGGACGCCGGCCACGTGGACGGTGCGCGGCACATCCCGATCGGTGAGGTGGTCGCCCGGATCGGCGAGCTGCCCGACGCCAGGCTGTACGTGCTGTGCCGGGTCGGCGGCCGGTCCGCGCAGGTCGTGCAGTACCTGGTGCAGCAGGGCCTGGACGCGGTCAACGTGGACGGCGGGATGTTCGCCTGGGAGGGTGCCGGCCGTCCGATGGTCGGCACCGGCGGCGCCGAGGCCTTCGTCCTCTAGGACGCCCCGCGACGGGACGCCCCGCGACGGGACGCCCGCTCGCGGGAAGTCCTCCGCAGCCGGTCCGGCGTCGCCCGGACCGGCTCCGCCGGACCCTCCCCGCGCCGCGGGGCCTTAGGGCAAGATGGGCGGGCGCGCCCGAGGGGTGCCCCCGGCCAGGCCCGGGAGGCGGCCCGCCCTGGGGCGCGCGCCGCCCGGCGCACGACCGGGCAGCGGCGCGAGCGACCACCCGGGGAGAGCATGGCGCGGACCATCGCCGACGGGCCGGGGCACACCGGCGAGCGGCCCGGGCCGGTGCCCGGGGAGCCGGACACTGCCCCCCTCCCGGTCCGGTCGACGCCCGCCCTGGTGGTGCTGTGCCTCGCCGGCGCCCTGCTGCTGGGGGCCACCGGGGTCTTCCTGGGCGCCGTCTTCCTGCACGTCGCGCCCGCGAACGCGCTGTCCCGGGAGTACCGGCACCAGGTGGACGCGATCGTCTACCCGGAGTTCGAGCAGAACTGGAAGCTGTTCGCGCCGAACCCGCTGCAGCAGAACGTCCGGCTGGACGCCCGGGTGCGGACCGTCGTGGACGGCGGCGCCACCCGCGAGCACGACTGGCTGGGCCTGACCGCACAGGACATCGCCGCGATCCGGGGCAACCCGGCGCCCAGCCACGCCGACCAGAACATGCTGCGCCGGGCCTGGGACTTCTACGACGGCTCGCACGCCGGGCCGGACGGCACGCTGACCAACCCCCGGGGCAAGCTCGCCGAGCAGTACCTCAAGCGGATCGCGCTGCAGCGGATCGGCCGCACCGCCGACGGCGAGCGGATCCTGGAGATCCAGTTCCGGGTGACCGGGGTGCCGGTCGCGCCGCCCGGCTGGGCCGGCGAGAGCCCGCCGGTGACCGCGCCGGCCCGGGAGCTGCCCTGGTGGCCGGTGAACGACGAGGACTACCGGGGGCTGGCGTGAGCGGGACCTCCCAGGCCGGGGCGCCGCAGGCGGAGCCCGCGCGCGGACGCGGCGCCGGGCCCGGCCGGGACGGGGACCGGTACCGACAGCAGGTCCGGGGCGCGGGCCCGGGCTCCGAGCAGGCGCCGGAGCAGCCGCTGCTGGTCGGGATCCCCCGCCAGCCCGCCGCCGGGCCGGGCACTCCCGACGCCGTACCGGGGCCGGTCGTGGCCCCCGGACCGCTCCCCCGGCCCGACGCCCGCGCCGACCCGGCGCCCGGCCCGGTGGCCGCCGTGGGGGCGGCCCTCGCCCGGGGCTTCGCCGCGTTCACCGGCCGGGTGTTCGGCCCGTACCAGGCGGCCGTGGTGCGGATCGGCTTCGGGCTGGCCTGGCTCGCCTTCCTGCTGCGCGAGTGGCCCGAGCGCCGG
Protein-coding regions in this window:
- a CDS encoding rhodanese-like domain-containing protein, encoding MTAQSPVRWSDPEQQELEERVAATELAWLTMDVDVQALRVEIDNFALIHHQLLGPLYTRLDELDALIAEAVAARTGHPEDVRRAADARRQVDELPDLESLFADIQEQEAAAAPPEPPTRVRPGKDAQRIYRDLARRAHPDLSTDPAEQRRRSAFIARVNEAYAYGDAEALARLAEEWSTDPEAAPAVDSPDRLAWLRQRLEWLGGKIAEVAAEQVRLENTAMGELLALSPQDPDRLLEELAEQLLAKAAAQQAELERLLAAPAGQPVDDRTENPTQETQTMFPQIPSIDAAAVPADAVLLDVREQDEWDAGHVDGARHIPIGEVVARIGELPDARLYVLCRVGGRSAQVVQYLVQQGLDAVNVDGGMFAWEGAGRPMVGTGGAEAFVL
- a CDS encoding sensor histidine kinase, with the translated sequence MTADRHRRRPAWTGSPWVALLLPVLFSLVDAALVARNSSWWENGLSVLAAAALLLRRRFPVLVLLLTLPGSFLNYIWIAPVTAVYSVAAHRARPWVTTVAATVFALVEFFHWPLSDHPLAFDRDNALYAIQCVMLAAGPAALGLLSRTRRELATKLDELTRGQERESRLLAERVLISERGRLAREMHDVVSHQVSLISIQAGALQVSSPDPAAVATARTIRELSVRTLEELRQMVGVLRASGVRGDVPLAPQPRLADLCRLIQESGLPADTEISTGELPWPEAVERAAYRTVQEALTNISKHAPDSAVEVRVLARGARLRVEVRNGPPPVPSGGPGEVLPGGGHGLVGLRERAQLLGGTLTARPTADGGFEVLADLPAARD
- a CDS encoding DUF5819 family protein; this encodes MARTIADGPGHTGERPGPVPGEPDTAPLPVRSTPALVVLCLAGALLLGATGVFLGAVFLHVAPANALSREYRHQVDAIVYPEFEQNWKLFAPNPLQQNVRLDARVRTVVDGGATREHDWLGLTAQDIAAIRGNPAPSHADQNMLRRAWDFYDGSHAGPDGTLTNPRGKLAEQYLKRIALQRIGRTADGERILEIQFRVTGVPVAPPGWAGESPPVTAPARELPWWPVNDEDYRGLA
- a CDS encoding response regulator; amino-acid sequence: MATTRVLIVDDEILVRSGLGLIVGSAPDLEVVGDCSGGQAEEDVRRLRPHVVLLDIRMPDLDGISVLRRLRALPEPPAVAMLTTFDTDEYIGTALKAGAAGFLLKDTAPEQLVHAVRVLAAGGNILSPTVTRTVIGGYVDGGGPDADAAALARTLTGRELDVLALLGEGLSNAEIADRLFLGTGTVKDHISAILGKLGTVNRVQAAVVAHRAGLVKPQPRDRA
- a CDS encoding SpoIIE family protein phosphatase, whose amino-acid sequence is MVDEPNSTPSTDVAPAAQGGAGDRDDPPSGVAALLRLAAVLVDEDGRIVQWNRGAEELFGHRAEVAHGRTASGLLPAFEPRTGPHTLPGPAQPPGTASRPGTVRQSAGRRCDAFDTLDDLTQLDTPWSGPMAVTDREERLRDILWWAYPLIEPAGRSLLALAVDARPLRSAGPRIALGARLLPYAATTTAQGGFHRLGATFAPPGQGSGGALASLLPAGSPERVRRLLAQLVRAGLPALWVDAATTLPVLPYEPPAAGTARAAAGLGRRYPTAQQRAARLGAGRPGEQAARRADGSAAGIPGIARGAVLGLRVLPSGGPGPAAPGGALPGQRESVAPATDSSAGSEGGATIEQAAVEPSANGHRDRTTDTVTPTVPAPGGARPADQLVPILTNGQAGEQLALLGEVGGKVGTTLDLHATARELCQVLVPRVADFACVDLLDGLISDSELPAARPDDDTMLRRVARTFNDAAGQWDHVLEEGALLAMPRSTPPGMALQLNQPVLVPVISPDVAVDYAASLGGAGLASVVAGRSMLVVPLSARGTVLGILKLLRLSDRAPFDEGDAATLKELAARAALSLDNARLHRAESRVATTLQRSMIPTRPPRIPGVQIAHRYLPGDPRAEVGGDWFDAIQLPGSRVALVVGDVMGHGLHSAAAMGRFRTAMQTLAALDLPPGQLLRHLDNLAHKLGDDHLATCLYAVYDPINRTCELASAGHVPPVLVHPDGTGELLEIPAGAPIGVGGVPFVAKKIDVSDGSMLVLCTDGLVEVRGSDIGAGLAALCGNLIDPKQTPEQACDVVLERLHSDDRKDDVALLVARFDGVAPTEVATWDLTVDTAEVRRARTLVREQLAAWHLEALSDTTELLVSELVTNAVRVARDRVRLQLIRVDKLLVEVSDDNHNLPSLEPAEALGETGRGLHLVTKLAERWGSARKAVGKVVWFELPLPRTVRD
- a CDS encoding phosphatidylglycerol lysyltransferase domain-containing protein — translated: MSGEQPWNERPLRARAERGRVGRGRPTRTGRCRRPRPAFADAPRHLIVWNRAVSSTVKPEPSAAAPAGDRPGPVSRWRPRAAAATVWYLRLLALLNVVTVLAVPFRDQVQDHNEGEFFTPYLLTAGLGSVVLSIFLAVAMRRRKRAAWIFNTALAGLTFLVYVLFMAWPPEDGYDYARHPFNWFSITLTGLFLVALLVGRKEFTSKGDSSNPKTAAATFVAGLLAGAGVGALLVWLNNTLTGAHFWDLYRYALGRMVTIAPSQHLDSVISVPTWVNAVINTMSAVLFLLVIYVAFRSPRDKELLTPEDERRLRDLLDRQGGRDSLGYFALRRDKAVVFSPSGKAAVTYRVVGGVSLASGDPIGDPEAWPGAIDAWLTEAREHAWAPAVMGASEEAGVIYARHGLDALELGDEAIVELDEFSLDGRAMRVVRQAYNRVKRAGYTVRIRRHEDVPECEMAELVERADQWRDGATERGFSMALGRLGDPDDGRCVMLECHDGEGELQALLSFVPWGEKGLSLDLMRRARDTENGLMEFMVIELLQRAGEVQLERVSLNFAMFRSVFERGSKLGAGPVLRLWRSVLGFFSRWWQIESLYRANAKYRPIWEPRYLLFEKSSEIPRIGIASARAEGFITAPSLPALFRRRHARPAVVGPRVPTAERTGKG